A single Abyssisolibacter fermentans DNA region contains:
- a CDS encoding MalY/PatB family protein, giving the protein MMILTHNFDEPVNRINTDSFKWDYEGESGKYIPLGVADTDFKSPQPVIDMLHKKVDLGVYAYGYLPQHRFAKSICNWYYKRYGLNVNEEAIRYSQGLMTGALWMLLDAFTRPGDKILIQPPVYNTFNVVIKGAGRFIETNELKLVDGRYEMDFDDLERKTADPRVRILLVCNPHNPVGRVWTKEELLRVYEICKKNNVLIISDEIHGDIVYNGAKHTPFFSISEDAKNNIIVMSSPSKTFNLACFYSAYVVMNNKALRDQYDVVYSNYHFDYNYFGIEALITSYNECDYYVDQFNEYLWKNICIVKDFIKNTMPEVKVIEQESTYLMWLDFRAWNLTQFELMNFFKDSGVKVNDGMNYGKNGLGFVRVNIACQTAVLEKALSCISKAYKSKNIK; this is encoded by the coding sequence ATGATGATTTTAACACATAATTTTGATGAACCTGTGAATCGTATTAATACTGATTCTTTTAAGTGGGATTATGAGGGTGAGAGTGGAAAATATATTCCACTTGGTGTAGCCGATACTGATTTTAAATCTCCACAGCCTGTTATTGACATGTTACATAAAAAAGTTGATTTAGGTGTTTATGCATATGGATATTTGCCACAGCATAGATTTGCAAAGTCAATTTGTAATTGGTATTATAAAAGATACGGACTAAATGTAAACGAAGAAGCTATTAGGTATTCTCAAGGTTTGATGACAGGAGCTCTTTGGATGCTTTTGGATGCTTTTACACGTCCAGGAGATAAAATTTTGATTCAACCTCCCGTATATAATACATTTAATGTTGTTATTAAAGGTGCGGGACGTTTTATTGAAACTAATGAACTTAAACTTGTAGATGGTAGATATGAAATGGACTTTGATGATTTAGAACGTAAAACAGCAGATCCAAGAGTTCGTATCTTACTGGTTTGCAATCCACATAATCCAGTAGGACGAGTATGGACAAAAGAAGAACTATTAAGAGTTTATGAAATATGTAAAAAGAACAACGTCTTAATTATAAGTGACGAAATTCATGGAGATATTGTCTATAATGGAGCTAAGCATACACCGTTCTTTTCAATTTCTGAAGATGCTAAGAATAATATTATTGTTATGAGTTCTCCAAGCAAAACTTTTAATCTGGCATGTTTTTATTCTGCGTATGTTGTTATGAATAATAAAGCATTGCGTGATCAATATGATGTTGTTTATTCTAATTATCATTTTGACTACAATTATTTTGGGATTGAAGCACTTATAACTTCTTATAACGAATGTGATTATTACGTTGATCAATTTAATGAATACTTATGGAAAAACATATGTATTGTAAAAGATTTTATTAAAAACACAATGCCTGAGGTTAAGGTTATTGAGCAGGAGAGTACTTATTTAATGTGGCTTGACTTTAGGGCATGGAATTTAACTCAGTTTGAATTAATGAATTTTTTTAAAGATTCAGGTGTTAAAGTAAATGATGGAATGAATTATGGAAAGAATGGATTAGGTTTTGTCAGAGTGAACATTGCATGCCAAACTGCTGTTCTAGAAAAAGCATTATCATGCATTAGTAAAGCTTACAAGTCTAAAAATATCAAATAA
- a CDS encoding sigma-54 interaction domain-containing protein: MRVCFLACNSDKIVFANHDCECYLEETGLNKLSVNQIFCTLTEKFSCDTFSLAGNQCLIFCLEENANDSLLEIYEHVLNNLEEGIIISDEKNRVIFINNACETIEGIDRKKCYLKLMEEIYSPTKNTPNLSMHSAVLNTGIASNEYVNQYIVKENHKVMNVIEKMYPVKYRDNTIAVYSIIKNLPIIKKSMEESLELYTHFNKYKYENGTRYNFKSLIGKDISFIESISNAKRIAQNNTTVLIYGETGTGKELFAQSIHNYSVYQNGSFISINCAAVPDTLLESVFFGTVKGSYTGAGNSIGLFEQAQYGTLFLDEINSMDIGLQAKLLKAIETKKIRRLGSDKDIDIHCRIICALNEDPMKCVSNNKLRMDLYYRLSSSILHIPPLRNRRSDIELLSNYFLKKFNNSYHLNIRYIDSELLNMFRRYNWPGNVRELEHVIESAFSIASDYIQNLTLDSIPPYYRSFFSKGAKAIDKKTSIDFQNTISLKSLVDEFEKKIIITELEKNDNNITATARSLSITRQSLQHKIKKYGL; this comes from the coding sequence ATGCGAGTATGTTTCTTAGCTTGCAATTCAGATAAAATTGTTTTTGCAAATCATGATTGTGAATGCTATTTAGAAGAAACTGGACTAAATAAGCTTTCTGTTAATCAAATCTTTTGTACTCTCACTGAAAAATTTTCCTGTGATACGTTTTCTTTAGCAGGAAACCAATGCTTGATATTTTGTTTAGAAGAGAATGCTAATGATAGTTTATTAGAAATATATGAACATGTTCTAAACAATCTTGAAGAAGGTATTATTATATCAGATGAAAAAAATCGGGTTATTTTTATTAATAATGCTTGTGAAACTATTGAAGGTATTGACCGAAAAAAATGTTATCTAAAACTAATGGAAGAGATATATTCTCCAACAAAGAATACTCCGAATTTAAGTATGCATTCTGCGGTTTTAAACACAGGTATTGCTTCAAATGAATATGTTAATCAATACATCGTTAAAGAGAATCATAAAGTAATGAATGTTATAGAAAAAATGTATCCAGTAAAATATAGAGATAATACTATAGCAGTGTATTCTATAATTAAAAACCTTCCTATAATAAAAAAGTCAATGGAAGAAAGCTTAGAATTATATACTCATTTTAATAAGTACAAATATGAAAATGGAACAAGGTATAATTTTAAAAGTTTAATTGGAAAAGATATCTCTTTTATAGAATCTATCTCCAATGCAAAACGAATTGCTCAAAATAATACAACTGTACTTATTTATGGAGAAACAGGAACAGGGAAAGAGCTTTTTGCACAAAGTATTCATAATTACAGTGTTTATCAGAATGGTTCTTTTATTTCTATAAACTGTGCTGCTGTACCAGATACTCTTCTTGAAAGCGTATTTTTTGGTACTGTTAAGGGTTCATATACAGGAGCTGGAAATTCAATTGGCTTATTTGAACAAGCGCAGTATGGTACATTATTTCTTGATGAAATCAATAGTATGGATATTGGACTTCAGGCAAAACTTTTAAAAGCAATTGAAACAAAAAAAATTCGTAGACTTGGGTCCGATAAGGATATAGATATTCACTGCCGTATTATTTGCGCTTTAAACGAAGACCCAATGAAATGTGTTAGCAATAATAAGCTTAGGATGGATTTATATTATCGATTATCTTCTTCTATACTGCATATTCCACCTTTGCGTAATCGCAGGAGTGATATAGAATTATTATCCAATTATTTTCTAAAAAAGTTTAATAACTCATATCATTTAAATATTAGATATATTGATTCTGAGCTTTTGAATATGTTTCGAAGATATAATTGGCCTGGTAATGTCCGTGAACTTGAACATGTAATTGAAAGTGCTTTTTCAATTGCAAGCGACTATATTCAAAATTTAACACTAGATAGTATCCCTCCTTATTATAGAAGTTTCTTTTCTAAAGGTGCAAAGGCTATAGATAAAAAAACAAGTATTGATTTTCAGAACACGATTTCTTTAAAATCATTAGTAGATGAGTTTGAGAAAAAAATTATTATAACTGAATTAGAAAAGAATGATAATAATATTACAGCAACAGCACGCAGTTTAAGTATAACCAGACAATCATTACAGCATAAAATAAAAAAATACGGTCTGTAA
- a CDS encoding MFS transporter: MKKTNKQWMTLLAICIAGGVIFKIAYLRDVYYVPMKEVFNVTNTELGWMMTAFAVTQFLCYLPGGWLVDVFPVKLLIPLSLITTGALGFYLATYPPFTMVLVIQSLFGVTITLLFWEAMIKGVRMLGTQSEQGRLFGLLEGGRGLFSTVVSFASLFVFSKFGEGKMGLQATIIFYSCVLVLLGILTYFLIEKNEVEGKINAKEALKGLINVAKLPKVWVAGCIIFFGYSFYNGLGYLTPYLTEVYGMSVKMGAALSIVRTYLIAFLAAPIGGMIADKMGSTISYLKVALITGALLTAIYFFVPAGSSVWIVVSVMIVLAAVIMTIRGTYYATTDEMEIPIILAGAAAGILSIVGNTPDLFIFTLYGSFIDKYPGIHGYHLVFAWMIGFAVLGLISCILLTHILKKEKKQTEAKN; encoded by the coding sequence ATGAAGAAGACCAATAAACAATGGATGACATTACTTGCAATTTGTATTGCAGGAGGTGTTATTTTCAAAATTGCTTATCTTCGAGATGTTTATTATGTTCCAATGAAGGAAGTATTTAATGTAACAAATACTGAGTTAGGATGGATGATGACAGCCTTTGCTGTCACGCAGTTTTTATGCTATCTACCAGGAGGCTGGCTGGTTGATGTTTTTCCTGTAAAATTACTGATACCGTTATCATTAATTACAACTGGAGCATTAGGATTTTATTTAGCTACTTATCCTCCTTTTACAATGGTTTTAGTTATTCAAAGTTTGTTTGGTGTTACTATTACTTTATTGTTTTGGGAAGCAATGATTAAAGGCGTTCGTATGTTAGGCACACAATCAGAGCAAGGAAGGTTATTTGGATTATTGGAAGGTGGAAGAGGATTGTTTTCAACAGTTGTTTCCTTTGCTTCTCTATTTGTATTCAGCAAATTTGGAGAAGGCAAGATGGGTTTGCAGGCAACCATAATCTTTTACAGCTGTGTTTTAGTATTATTGGGAATTTTAACTTATTTCTTAATAGAAAAAAATGAAGTTGAGGGAAAAATCAATGCCAAAGAAGCACTTAAAGGACTTATTAATGTAGCTAAGCTTCCAAAAGTATGGGTTGCAGGTTGTATTATATTTTTTGGCTACTCATTTTATAATGGACTTGGATATTTAACTCCTTACCTTACTGAAGTATATGGTATGTCAGTAAAAATGGGTGCTGCTTTGAGTATTGTACGAACTTACTTAATTGCGTTTCTTGCAGCTCCAATTGGAGGTATGATTGCAGATAAAATGGGTTCTACTATAAGCTATTTAAAAGTTGCACTTATAACAGGTGCATTGCTTACCGCAATTTATTTCTTTGTACCAGCAGGTAGTTCAGTATGGATTGTTGTTAGTGTAATGATTGTTCTTGCAGCAGTAATAATGACCATTCGAGGTACTTATTATGCTACTACTGATGAAATGGAAATACCAATTATTTTAGCTGGAGCGGCAGCTGGTATTCTATCTATTGTTGGAAATACACCTGATTTGTTTATTTTTACTTTATATGGTAGTTTTATTGACAAGTATCCGGGTATTCATGGTTATCATCTAGTATTTGCCTGGATGATTGGATTTGCTGTTTTGGGACTTATATCATGTATTTTATTAACACACATACTAAAAAAAGAGAAAAAACAAACTGAAGCTAAAAATTAA
- the amrS gene encoding AmmeMemoRadiSam system radical SAM enzyme — protein sequence MNSKLVEALYYQKGKNDSLRCKLCPHNCLILPNGVGICKVRKNIDGELYTLNYGAVTAYHIDPIEKKPLYNYYPGHYIFSVGSFGCNLKCSFCQNFEIAHEIPSYKYVSPKELVEIASSYENNLGIAFTYNEPSIWYEYILDTAKISKAKGLKNILVSNGYIEKQPLEELLKYIDAMNIDLKAFSNEFYLEICKGSLEEVKDNIKIAAEKCHIEISTLLIDDLNTSKDEIIGLCKWLASVDENIPLHLNRYYPSYKMNNPATKVETIMKLRDVAKKYLYYVYAGNIFSNDKNTYCPNCGALIVKRSNNMKLINFKNGKCVVCGYKLNIIV from the coding sequence ATGAATAGTAAATTAGTTGAGGCTTTATATTATCAAAAAGGTAAAAATGATAGTTTGAGATGTAAACTTTGTCCGCATAATTGCTTGATTCTTCCAAACGGAGTAGGTATATGTAAGGTAAGAAAAAACATTGATGGTGAATTGTATACATTAAATTATGGTGCAGTAACAGCTTATCACATTGATCCTATTGAAAAAAAGCCTTTATACAATTATTACCCGGGACATTATATATTTTCTGTAGGATCATTTGGGTGTAATTTAAAGTGTAGCTTTTGTCAAAATTTCGAGATAGCACATGAAATACCTAGCTATAAATATGTTAGTCCTAAAGAATTAGTAGAAATTGCTTCATCATACGAGAATAATTTAGGTATAGCTTTTACATATAATGAGCCTTCTATATGGTATGAATATATACTAGACACTGCAAAAATATCAAAGGCTAAAGGTTTAAAAAATATTTTAGTATCTAATGGTTATATAGAAAAACAACCATTAGAAGAACTTCTAAAATATATAGATGCAATGAACATAGATTTGAAAGCTTTTTCAAATGAGTTTTATTTAGAGATATGCAAAGGAAGTTTAGAAGAAGTAAAGGATAATATAAAGATAGCGGCTGAAAAATGTCATATTGAAATATCAACATTATTAATAGATGATTTAAATACAAGTAAAGATGAAATTATAGGATTATGCAAATGGTTAGCAAGTGTTGATGAAAATATTCCTTTACATCTAAATAGATATTATCCATCCTATAAAATGAATAATCCTGCGACTAAAGTTGAAACTATAATGAAGCTAAGAGATGTAGCTAAAAAATACCTTTACTATGTCTATGCTGGAAATATTTTTAGTAATGATAAAAATACATATTGTCCTAATTGTGGTGCATTAATAGTGAAAAGAAGCAATAACATGAAGCTTATTAATTTTAAAAATGGTAAATGTGTAGTATGCGGTTATAAATTGAATATTATAGTATAA